The nucleotide sequence GCGGATCCCGAATCCGCGCAGAGGGAGGGATCCCCGGATCACTTTCGGTTCCGATCTGATTCAACAAACCGAGGTCGTCGCTGGAAGATTCCGCCTCCTCTAAATATTGATCATCTTCGAAATCCAGATCCGCCGAATCCCACTCGTCTTCATAGAGATCGTACTGCCTAAGTTGACGACGAATCCAAAACGGAAGAGTCAAGCTCACGGCTATCGCCGGAATCCAATTCATCCAGGAAGACGATCCACCGAGCATCTCGGTCCAAAGGCTCTGTTCTAGACGGGACTGCGGCAAAATTTCCGCCAACCACTTACCCGACTGGAACAACAGATCCCCCTGAAGAACCCCCTGCCTCTCTCCAAAAAATCCAATCAACCCGCAGAAAAGGTAGCCCATCAAAATCCACCAAACAATCCGCACCGAAACGAGACTGGACAAAGCCATGACTCCAACACAATTGACTCCTACCACCAACAGCATAGCCAGTATCCATTTCAGCGGACTCACATTCGCAGGCAAAGCCCACTCCATTCCCAAGCTGAGAAGTAAGCCAATCTCCAGAGAAAGCGCCAAGGCCGTTCCGAGAATAGTAGCGACCATGTGATTCGCGGCATGGCGGGAATTCCCACCGTAAAACGCCACGATCAAATTCTTGGGATGTCCCGATTCTCTTCGCGTCCCTGCCGCGATCAGCTGAATGAGGAAGAGAACGATCGAAACATGGGTCATCCCCGCAACGAGGTCGGCGGGCCCCTCTCGGCCCGATACCATCATATCGAGGCACGTCCGCACCATAAGAAAAAAAATACCCAAATAGAAGAAGATCGCGACTCCCCGACTCAACGACTTCCGAATGATCGAAGAGAGGCACCCCACCCGAACCCCCAGCGAGAGAGCGAGCCTATATTCCCCGAACAACGATTGAATCAGTTTCCACACCGGGATTCCTCCATCATCTCTTCGAGGTCAAAGCATCGGCCATCACCATCCAAAACGTCCCTCCCGCTCGTCCTGAAAAACTGAGCCTTCTGCCGCTGCAAGAGAACCACGCGATCAGCGAAAACTGCGATCTCGGGGAGTTGTGTCGTGAAAATAATCGTCTTCCCGCTTTCGGCTGCAGCGCGAAACCACTGCTTCATCACCCGCGTTCCATGGGAATCCATTCCCGAAGCAAAAGGCTCGTCCAACAACCAAATAGGGCAATCCATCAGCTTCATCGAGATCAGGGCAGACTTGTAAAGTTGCCCTCGACTCATCTGAACAAAGGGCTTGCGAACCACTTCCCTCAGATCCATTTCGTCCACCAAACTCTCAAACTCCCGCCGAATCGGATCCGCATCGCGCTCGAACATCACCGTGAGAGCCGCAATGTGCCGATAGAGGGTCCACATTGGAGACACTACCGGATATCGGGAATAAAAAACAGCTTCCGCCTCAGGGCTACCTGATGACGACGCAAAGGGAAACCGGCGAGACGAACTTCCCCACAACTGCCCACGTACAAACCAGCCAATAGATTTAACAGCGTGGTTTTCCCTGCCCCATTCATTCCAATGAGTGCCGAGATCGTTCCGGGTTCAGGGCACCAGTCGATATCGCGAAGAACCCATTGCCTTCCGTATCGCTTGCCGAGTCCTTTTACTTCCAGAGACATGCCACCACGCTCCGAAAATACACCTCAACCGCAAGTCAAATCCCCCGACTCGCTACTGGTCGCCGCAAGCCGCCACACTACGAATCCCAAATTCGATTTCAGCTTCGAACTCCGAAGCTCCACCGCAGTTTACATCTCAATTTCGATCCGCGATTCGCAACTGCCCTTCGCAATCAACCGAGTTCAAAGACGCCGGCGACTTCGACGGCCGCCCCTTTCGGCAGTCCATTCACGGAAACTGCGGCCCGCGAATGACGGCCCGTGTCCCCGAAAATCTTTACGATCGTATCGGAGGCTCCGTTCATCACCGCCGCGGCCTCTTCGAAATCTTCGACTGAATTGATGTAGCCCGTCAGCGAAACGACCCGGCCAATCCGGTCGAGATTGCCCACGGCACTCCGCAACACGGCCACGAGATTCAAGGCGCATTGCTTAGCCGCGACCGCGGCTTCCTCCACCGAATAGTCCCGGCCCACTTTGCCTTTATGGGTCAGGCCGTCTTCATTCAGCGGCAAGGCCCCCGAGACAAAGATGAGATTTCCGGTCCGGACAAAGGGCACGTAGGAACCCACCGGATTCGGCGCCGGAGGCAGAGAGAACTCACCGGATTCAAGGATCTTCTCCGCGCTCATGATTTCGCCTTCTCTTCGGCGTCATTCACGTCCCACAGGTTGTGTTCAGTGATGTAGGCGGCGACCGGCTCGGGAACAAGCTCACGCCAAGAGGGATCACCCTTCTCAATCTTCTCGATCACGAAACGGGAGAGAATGTTCATGTTGTCGACCGAATGACTCCGGATCGGCTCGATGAATCCGTTCTCAAGGAGGTAGCTGTACAGGCCCTTGATGTTGTCGGCCACGCGCAGATTCTCGGCGGTGATCAGTACATCCTTCCCGATCTCCGATGCCGCCGTCTGCGAGAAGAAGGTCGCCGAATCCACCTTGTTTTTGTAAGCCTTATACCCCGACGCATTCATTGGATAGATGTAGAGCTTCACGTCTTCCTTGAAGAGTCGCCCGAAGGCCTCGAGAATCCCTCCATCGAGGTTTTCGTAATACTTCTCGTCGAGGATCTGGGTCAGCGTATTGATCCCGAGAACAATCCCGATCGGCATCGGCGTGTAGCGCCGGAAGTAGGCCGCGAGCCGGAAGAACTCAAAATAATTGGAGACGATGACCGAGCACCCGAGACTGTTGATAATATCCGTGCGGTGGAGGAAATCGTCGTAATCGATGTTCCCCTCTTCGGTCAGGGTCTTCATTGTGATCTCCATCGCGACCTCGACCTTCGCATCCTGCACCTTCGGCTGCTGCAGAAACTGCGCCCCGGCGCTTTCGAGCATGTCGATGTTCACCTTCGTCACCGGGCGGAAGCTCCCGCGCTCGACGAGGAGCGCCTTCTTGTGAAGAATTTCCGAGGGCTGGAGAATGGCATTGCCCGAGGCAAACATCACCGCGTTGGTCAGGCCCGCTTCGACAAGCTTCAAACTGAGAATCCGATTGTCGTGATGGGTGAAGGAGTCGCCGTTGAACTCGATCATGTCGACTTCGATCCGGTTGCCCTCGAGATTATCCCGCAGCGATTCAATGAAATCGTCCGGCTCTTCGTGGAGGAAGAGACCGCCGTAGATCATGTTCACCCCAAACACCCCGAGCGCGTCCTGCTGGAGAATGTTGGAATCGTCGAGCATCCGCACGTGGAGGATGATGTCGTTCGGCTTTTCGCCGGGCGCCATCTGCACCCGCAGCCCCATCCAGCCGTGACACTCATTCGTTCCGCGGAAGTTGCGGGCCGAAACGGTGTTGGCGAAAACAAAGAAGCGCGTCTCCGAGCCCCGGTCTTCCTTGAGCCGCTCGTCGAGAAGCCGATACTCATGATCCATCATCTGGATCAGGCGATCACGGGAAACGTAGCGCGTGGCCTTCCCGTAAATCTCGTCACTGAACTTCATGTCGTAGGCCGACATGCTCTTGGCGATCGTCCCGGCGGCTCCGCCTGCGACAAAGAAATGACGGGAAACTTCCTGCCCGGCACCGATCTCGGCAAAGGTCCCGTAGAGGGAATTGTCCAGATTGACGGTCAGAGCTTTGCGGTTCGTCGTGAGAGTTTTGTTTTCGGTAGGCTTGTTTTCCATGAGTGAGTGCGAGTTTCAGGAATGATTGATGGGTGAGAGTCGACGCGGATTTCGTGCCAATAGTCCAAGCAGTGCAAGCAACGGGGTCAAACAAAGACATCCGAAGACCGTAGACTGATAGGAACCTGTGATTTCGTAGGAAAGTCCAAAGGCATAGGGTCCCAAAGCGCTGAAGACAACCACGACCCCTGTAACAATTCCGTTGATCGATCCGAGATGCTTCCTCCCGAAAAACCGGGGCCACGGAACGTTGACGAGAATGCCGAAGGTTCCCCAGGCACAACCGCTGCCGAGGGCGAAGGCCCAGAATCCAAGATCGCTGCGAAAATTGAGCAACCCGAGAGAGCTCACCGTCTGGCAGGCCATCATGAAGAAAAGCAGGTAGCGCAAACGGATCTTTTCCGCGACAAACCCGAGCGTCAACGAGGTCAAGACATTGAAGATCCCCACGTACAGGAGGATGTGCAGAGCATCGTCCCGCGGGAGATCGCCCATCTCCGCCCCGACCGAAACCATGTGAAAGGCCGTTCCCGTTCCGATAAAGGCATTCATCGCCAAACCGGAGGCCATGAGCCAAAACGCCGGGGTCCGCGCCGCCTCGAAGGCAGTATAATCCCGATGCAGAATCGGCCCCGGCCCGGTGCTCTCCGGATCCAGGTCGCCTTCTTCTTCGCCCCGTCGCACGGGGATCCCACAAGCCTCCGGAGAATCCCGGAAAAAGAAAACGCTGATCACCGCAAATCCGACCCCGACGCCCCCGGCGAGGATCCACCAAGTCCCCTTCCATCCATAGAGAATCACCAACCCCTCCAGGAGAACCGGGGCACTGGAAAACGAGAGCGAGAGGATCATCCCGTTCAGACCGGCAATCAGGCTCCTCCACCGCACAAACCAGCGAAAGATCATCGAGCGGCAGGTCGTCATGATCATCCCCAACCCCCAGAACCGGAGAGAGAAGAAGACTACAAAGAGAAAGAAAATACTCGCGTGCCGATGGGAGAGGCCGATCCGCTCCAAAATCCCGGTGTAAAAGAGAGGCTCGCTCAACAAAGCCATCGCCAGCCCCAGACAGAGAAACGAGAACGTCGCCGCGATCCGCACCCCCATCCGGTCGATCCAGAAACCCGCAAACGGGATCAACAACCCCGCCCCGATCGTTCCCACCGTAAAGGAAAAGGTCAGCGCAGCCCGGGACACCGAGAGCTCCCCCATCATCGGATCGACAAAGGGCGCAAATCCCGGCGGTGTCGCCGGCACCGTCGCGATCATGCTCAAGGTGCCGACCGCCGCGACGATCCATCCGTAGAAAAACGGAACGCGGGCCGGATCGAAAGGGAAGCGCGGGCTCAGCCGGCGCACTCCGTCAATTTTCATTCCGCAAAGCCTCCAAGTACCGTTCGACGCCCTCTTCCATCGAAACCACCGGCTCATACCCGAGAACCTCCCGGGCCCCCGCACTCGAAAACCAATGATCCGTGGCCAATTCTTTCGCCACAAACCGGGTCATCGGAGGCTCTCCGCCCAAACGCCCGATCTTCCAAATCCCCTCACAAACCGTTCCGGCCAAGAGAGCGAGCTTCAGGGAAATCTTCTTCCTCACCGGCGCACGACCCGTCGCTTCCAGAACCCGATTCACAAAGGGCCAAAGCGCCACCGGCTCGTCCTGGGTCAGAAAATAGGCTCGCCCGCCCCCGCGCCCCGCAAGCAGAGACTCGACCGCGGCCACGTGCCCCGCCGCCACATTGTCGATGTAGGTCAGGTCCACCCGATTCCGTCCATCGCCGACGATCTTCAACTTCCCCGCATCGACCCGTTCGAAAACCCGGGGAAACAGATGCGGATCCCCCGGCCCCCAGATCAAATGCGGACGCAGCGCCAACGTCCGCAACCCCGCGCCGTCGGCCGCCAGGACCCGCCGCTCCGCCTCCGCCTTCGTCTCCGGATAAAAACAGGGAAACTCCGTGCCATAGGGCATCGACTCGTCGCCCCCTTGAATCGCCTCGCCATTGAAAACCACACTCGGCGTGCTCGTAAAGACGAAGGCCTGCACTCCGGCCCCGCGAGCGGATTCGAGCAAACATTCCGTCGCCGCCACATTGGCCTGATAATACGCCTCGCGCGGCCCCCAAACCCCCGCCTTGGCCGCCATGTGCACCACTGCCACAACCCCGGCGCAAAGTTCCGCCACCACAGCCGCATCGTTCAGATCGGCCGCAACGTACTCCACCTCCGCGGGCAGATCCGACGGGCGAGAGCGACGCCCCGTCCCCCGCACCGAGAACCCCTTCTCCCGCAAAGCCCGACAAACCGCGCCTCCGACAAATCCACTCGCCCCCGTGACCAGAATTCTCCCTTCCATCCCGTCCACAATGAAACCCCTCCCCCACGGCGCAACCGCGAAAGCCAACCGTCCATGATTATGCCTCGGTCT is from Puniceicoccus vermicola and encodes:
- a CDS encoding NAD-dependent epimerase/dehydratase family protein; the protein is MEGRILVTGASGFVGGAVCRALREKGFSVRGTGRRSRPSDLPAEVEYVAADLNDAAVVAELCAGVVAVVHMAAKAGVWGPREAYYQANVAATECLLESARGAGVQAFVFTSTPSVVFNGEAIQGGDESMPYGTEFPCFYPETKAEAERRVLAADGAGLRTLALRPHLIWGPGDPHLFPRVFERVDAGKLKIVGDGRNRVDLTYIDNVAAGHVAAVESLLAGRGGGRAYFLTQDEPVALWPFVNRVLEATGRAPVRKKISLKLALLAGTVCEGIWKIGRLGGEPPMTRFVAKELATDHWFSSAGAREVLGYEPVVSMEEGVERYLEALRNEN
- a CDS encoding ATP-binding cassette domain-containing protein, with product MSLEVKGLGKRYGRQWVLRDIDWCPEPGTISALIGMNGAGKTTLLNLLAGLYVGSCGEVRLAGFPLRRHQVALRRKLFFIPDIR
- a CDS encoding RidA family protein — its product is MSAEKILESGEFSLPPAPNPVGSYVPFVRTGNLIFVSGALPLNEDGLTHKGKVGRDYSVEEAAVAAKQCALNLVAVLRSAVGNLDRIGRVVSLTGYINSVEDFEEAAAVMNGASDTIVKIFGDTGRHSRAAVSVNGLPKGAAVEVAGVFELG
- a CDS encoding TonB-dependent receptor, which translates into the protein MENKPTENKTLTTNRKALTVNLDNSLYGTFAEIGAGQEVSRHFFVAGGAAGTIAKSMSAYDMKFSDEIYGKATRYVSRDRLIQMMDHEYRLLDERLKEDRGSETRFFVFANTVSARNFRGTNECHGWMGLRVQMAPGEKPNDIILHVRMLDDSNILQQDALGVFGVNMIYGGLFLHEEPDDFIESLRDNLEGNRIEVDMIEFNGDSFTHHDNRILSLKLVEAGLTNAVMFASGNAILQPSEILHKKALLVERGSFRPVTKVNIDMLESAGAQFLQQPKVQDAKVEVAMEITMKTLTEEGNIDYDDFLHRTDIINSLGCSVIVSNYFEFFRLAAYFRRYTPMPIGIVLGINTLTQILDEKYYENLDGGILEAFGRLFKEDVKLYIYPMNASGYKAYKNKVDSATFFSQTAASEIGKDVLITAENLRVADNIKGLYSYLLENGFIEPIRSHSVDNMNILSRFVIEKIEKGDPSWRELVPEPVAAYITEHNLWDVNDAEEKAKS
- a CDS encoding MFS transporter; protein product: MKIDGVRRLSPRFPFDPARVPFFYGWIVAAVGTLSMIATVPATPPGFAPFVDPMMGELSVSRAALTFSFTVGTIGAGLLIPFAGFWIDRMGVRIAATFSFLCLGLAMALLSEPLFYTGILERIGLSHRHASIFFLFVVFFSLRFWGLGMIMTTCRSMIFRWFVRWRSLIAGLNGMILSLSFSSAPVLLEGLVILYGWKGTWWILAGGVGVGFAVISVFFFRDSPEACGIPVRRGEEEGDLDPESTGPGPILHRDYTAFEAARTPAFWLMASGLAMNAFIGTGTAFHMVSVGAEMGDLPRDDALHILLYVGIFNVLTSLTLGFVAEKIRLRYLLFFMMACQTVSSLGLLNFRSDLGFWAFALGSGCAWGTFGILVNVPWPRFFGRKHLGSINGIVTGVVVVFSALGPYAFGLSYEITGSYQSTVFGCLCLTPLLALLGLLARNPRRLSPINHS